GTGGATAGTTTTCTAATGATAAATTTGTCAGATTTTTCGCATTATTGAGGCTGCTTTCGCGGCGCCAATTACTCACCCGCGTCTGGAAACGATTAGCAATTTCACGTTCGCACAGATGGCTAAGAAATTCGCTGTAGCTCCAACTATTCTCTAGTGCCTGATCCTGCAATGATGATAGGTGCTGTTTGAATCCGCTCAGACGCAACTCTTTGAGCATGCCGTCTATTAGTTGCATAGTTCGTGGTTCCTTCTGTCTTGCTGGTATGCGCCGGTAATAAATTGATCGTACGAATCCAGCGAGTGTTGCGACACTTCCATCTGTTGTGTTTCTGTCGGCAAATACTGCGAATGCAGCTGTTGTAGGCTTGGCAAAGTTTGATTGCGTCCTTGCCCTAAAAGCGTTTTCCCAAAGAGATCAGGCGTGGTGTGGGTAGATGCAATCTTGAGTACGCCGACAATCCATTTGCAGGCTTCCCGTGATTGGAGTTGCTGATCAACTATCGCCCAAAGTTCTTTGTAATCATCATTCGGCAGC
Above is a window of Chrysiogenes arsenatis DSM 11915 DNA encoding:
- a CDS encoding ATP-binding protein translates to MQLIDGMLKELRLSGFKQHLSSLQDQALENSWSYSEFLSHLCEREIANRFQTRVSNWRRESSLNNAKNLTNLSLENYPREVMQTIRQLQQSTDWVDGANNILFFGPSGVGKSHIANALGLHLIDQGVRVKALSAVSLVQQLQTAKTHWILLDL